One Setaria italica strain Yugu1 chromosome II, Setaria_italica_v2.0, whole genome shotgun sequence DNA segment encodes these proteins:
- the LOC101762501 gene encoding uncharacterized protein LOC101762501 has translation MVRFFCFSSSTAQHRSKEGFSPADEAMRAASNNAQEQKVNCMTGSANPNQMADENNHSAVSGHYGTSPSSHQECCRSEDLNRYACSDEEGKEVGHLKKSQSLGNMLQKDHDHNCCEGTEYDFTDHEHKCHHSITVVGEPTKVCSPKNENAFDASSDLISHDFCEPSGDHAVDSDSHHRISYAQSKFPRSQSAIFQNESTSDREGSVDSEILGSRCRSYEGLCSLIDEKVDYLSGGEMHRCKSNLDVYCAPSSPDVYQKLNIEGNGSVGCSDAAEEGQRSAGSTEENFIRDGILVGHEYWDGKYICGEHSVDPVVPFCADSGDVFHHSGHDDGLSEAMDQEREEKLWNRDSAHHQSLVVEVPDSVNISDTKDISGEAEHNKTDIDEDPNELTPRTYNIKRIEDWINQINIDDVTLDELGESSISAPAIPSEPTVGVPVRPDAKSPLGMEIAYTYISKLTPASSSAQLANLGLVVIPRLSAFSGLRLLNLSGNSIVRVTAGALPKGLHMLSLSKNNISTIEGLRELTRLRLLDISYNRISRIGHGLASCSSLKELYLAGNKISEVDGLHRLLKLKVLDLRHNKISTSKGLGQLAANYISLEAINLDGNPAQKNVGDEHLKKYLLGLLPNLAVYNKHPIRATGSKEVSDRHTRKISSSHRSDRGGRSDRKSSKLVGASSSHKPQSSRHARSGYASGSMLKHSRARNMPTTLLGSRPTEHVSAIDAVKQAQLQGNTQ, from the exons ATGGTTAGGTTCTTTTGCTTTTCATCCTCTACTGCACAACACAGATCCAAG GAGGGTTTTTCCCCAGCAGATGAAGCCATGCGTGCTGCTTCGAATAATGCTCAGGAACAAAAAGTGAACTGCATGACTGGGTCAGCTAATCCAAACCAGATGGCAGATGAAAATAATCATTCAGCTGTGAGCGGGCATTATGGTACCAGCCCATCATCTCATCAAGAATGCTGCAGGTCAGAAGATTTGAATAGATATGCATGCTCTGATGAGGAGGGCAAGGAGGTTGGGCACCTGAAGAAGAGCCAGTCTCTTGGAAACATGCTTCAAAAGGATCATGATCATAATTGTTGCGAAGGTACTGAGTATGATTTTACAGACCATGAACACAAATGCCACCACTCTATTACAGTTGTTGGAGAACCTACTAAGGTGTGCAGCCCGAAAAATGAGAATGCTTTTGATGCCTCGTCTGACCTGATTAGCCATGACTTTTGTGAGCCTTCAGGTGATCATGCTGTTGACTCTGATAGCCATCATCGCATATCTTATGCCCAAAGCAAATTCCCAAGATCTCAATCTGCCATATTTCAGAATGAATCCACCAGTGATCGAGAAGGTTCTGTTGATTCTGAGATACTAGGGTCTCGTTGCAGATCTTATGAGGGTTTATGTTCACTGATTGATGAGAAGGTTGACTACCTGAGTGGTGGTGAAATGCACCGATGCAAATCGAATTTGGATGTGTATTGCGCACCTTCTTCTCCAGATGTATACCAGAAATTAAACATCGAGGGTAATGGCTCAGTTGGTTGCTCTGATGCTGCTGAAGAGGGTCAACGGTCCGCCGGAAGCACAGAAGAAAATTTTATCAGGGATGGGATTCTAGTGGGTCATGAATACTGGGATGGCAAATACATTTGTGGTGAACACTCGGTGGATCCAGTTGTCCCTTTCTGTGCTGATTCAGGGGATGTTTTTCACCATTCTGGGCATGATGATGGCCTCAGTGAAGCTATGGATCAAGAGCGAGAAGAGAAGCTGTGGAACAGAGACAGCGCACACCACCAGTCGCTTGTCGTTGAAGTGCCTGACTCGGTGAACATATCTGATACAAAGGACATTAGTGGAGAAGCTGAGCATAATAAAACTGATATTGACGAGGACCCAAATGAACTTACTCCAAGAACCTACAACATTAAAAGAATTGAAGATTGGATCAACCAAATTAATATCGATGATGTCACTTTGGATGAGCTAGGAGAAAGTTCAATTTCTGCTCCAGCTATACCTAGTGAGCCAACAGTTGGTGTTCCTGTGCGGCCTGATGCTAAAAGTCCACTTGGCATGGAGATAGCTTACACTTATATTTCAAAATTAACTCCTGCTTCATCATCAGCACAGTTGGCAAACCTTGGCTTGGTTGTGATCCCAAGACTGAGTGCATTCTCAGGCTTACGCCTATTGAACTTATCAGGGAACTCAATTG TGCGCGTAACTGCAGGAGCTCTTCCAAAAGGCCTTCACATGTTAAGCCTGTCGAAGAATAACATCTCAACAATTGAAGGCCTCAGAGAATTAACACGACTGCGCTTGCTGGACATCAGCTACAATAGGATATCTAGAATTGGCCATG GATTGGCCTCCTGTTCATCGTTGAAGGAGCTGTATCTGGCTGGTAACAAGATCAGTGAGGTAGATGGTCTTCACCGCCTTCTGAAGCTTAAGGTTCTGGACTTGCGCCATAACAAGATTTCTACATCGAAGGGCCTCGGGCAGCTAGCTGCAAATTACATTTCTTTAGAAGCCATTAACCTTGACGGCAACCCTGCACAGAAGAACGTTGGTGATGAGCACCTAAAGAAGTATCTGCTGGGTCTCCTACCAAACCTTGCTGTGTACAACAAGCACCCTATTAGAGCAACTGGTTCAAAAGAGGTCTCAGACCGTCATACCCGCAAAATCTCTTCCTCGCACCGTTCTGACCGCGGTGGCAGATCGGATCGCAAATCTTCCAAGCTGGTGGGTGCCTCATCTTCTCACAAACCACAGAGCTCACGGCATGCCCGCTCCGGATATGCCTCAGGCTCAATGCTGAAGCACTCAAGGGCCCGGAACATGCCCACGACTTTGCTGGGGTCAAGACCAACTGAACATGTGAGTGCCATAGATGCGGTGAAGCAGGCTCAGTTACAGGGAAACACGCAATAA